The following coding sequences lie in one Mycobacterium sp. DL440 genomic window:
- the pepN gene encoding aminopeptidase N — protein MALPNLTREQAIERAALVTVDNYRVVLDLTDGNGNPGERTFRSTTTVTFDALAGTDTFIDLAADTVRSATLNGVALDVSGYDESTGIALTGLAAHNVLVVDADCLYSNTGEGLHRFVDPVDDEVYLYSQFETADAKRMFACFDQPDLKATFDAQVTAPSHWQVISNGATIAAEPDGPVTVHTFATTPKMSTYLAALIAGPYAVWRDAYSDSHGEIPLGIFCRASLAEFMDAERLFTETKQGFGFYHANFGTPYAFGKYDQLFVPEFNAGAMENAGAVTFLEDYVFRSKVTRASYERRAETVLHEMAHMWFGDLVTMQWWDDLWLNESFATFASVLCQAEATEYDTAWTTFANVEKSWAYRQDQLPSTHPVAADIPDLAAVEVNFDGITYAKGASVLKQLVAYVGLEEFLSGLRDYFRDHAFANATFGDLLGALEKSSGRNLSGWGQQWLKTTGLNTLRADFVVDDSGAFTRFAIAQSGAAPGAGETRVHRLAVGIYDDDPAGSGKLVRLHREELDVEGPVTEVPALVGISRGKLILVNDDDLTYCSLRLDPASLSTVLSRIADIADPLPRTLAWSAAWEMTREAEMKARDFVALVMSGIHAESEVGVAQRLLMQAQTALGSYADPAWATETGWPAFADALLDRARESVPGSDHQLAFVNALCSSVLSANHVAVLSTLLDNEPAAVNMPGLVIDTDLRWRIVTALARNGQVDADGPETPFIDAEAEADPTAAGKRHAAAASAARPQDEVKSAAWEQVIEDDTIANITTRAIVGGFVQPGQAELLAPFTTRYFAAISGVWERRSSEVAQTVVIGLYPSWDISRNGLDAADAFLSDPEVPPALRRLVIEGRAGVERALRARAFDVS, from the coding sequence GTGGCACTTCCCAATCTCACCCGCGAACAGGCCATCGAGCGCGCCGCTCTGGTCACCGTCGACAACTATCGCGTCGTCCTCGACCTCACCGACGGCAACGGCAACCCCGGCGAACGCACCTTCCGGTCCACCACGACCGTGACGTTCGATGCCCTCGCCGGCACCGACACCTTCATCGATCTGGCGGCCGACACCGTCCGCAGTGCGACGCTCAATGGCGTCGCACTGGATGTGTCCGGTTACGACGAATCCACCGGTATCGCGCTCACCGGCCTGGCCGCTCACAACGTCCTGGTGGTCGACGCCGACTGCCTGTACTCCAACACCGGTGAGGGCCTGCATCGGTTCGTGGACCCGGTCGACGACGAGGTGTACCTGTACTCGCAGTTCGAGACCGCCGACGCCAAGCGGATGTTCGCCTGCTTCGACCAGCCCGACCTGAAGGCCACCTTCGATGCCCAGGTCACCGCGCCCTCGCACTGGCAGGTGATCTCCAACGGGGCGACCATCGCCGCCGAGCCCGACGGGCCGGTCACCGTGCACACCTTCGCTACCACCCCGAAGATGAGCACCTACCTGGCTGCACTCATCGCCGGACCGTACGCGGTGTGGCGCGATGCATACTCCGATTCCCACGGCGAGATCCCGCTGGGCATCTTCTGCCGGGCCTCGTTGGCCGAGTTCATGGATGCCGAGCGGCTTTTCACCGAGACCAAGCAGGGCTTTGGCTTCTACCACGCCAATTTCGGCACGCCGTACGCCTTCGGCAAGTACGACCAGCTGTTCGTGCCCGAGTTCAACGCGGGCGCCATGGAAAACGCCGGCGCGGTGACGTTCCTGGAGGATTACGTCTTCCGGTCCAAGGTGACCCGGGCCTCCTATGAGCGCCGCGCCGAGACCGTGCTGCACGAGATGGCCCACATGTGGTTCGGCGATCTGGTCACCATGCAGTGGTGGGACGACCTGTGGCTGAACGAGTCCTTTGCGACGTTCGCGTCGGTGCTGTGCCAGGCCGAGGCCACCGAATACGACACCGCGTGGACCACATTCGCCAATGTGGAGAAGTCCTGGGCCTACCGCCAGGATCAGCTCCCCTCGACCCATCCGGTCGCCGCCGACATCCCGGACCTGGCCGCCGTGGAGGTCAACTTCGACGGCATCACCTACGCCAAGGGCGCCTCGGTGCTCAAGCAACTGGTGGCCTACGTCGGGCTCGAAGAGTTCCTCTCCGGACTGCGGGACTACTTCCGCGACCACGCCTTCGCCAACGCCACCTTCGGCGATCTGCTGGGCGCGCTGGAGAAGTCGTCGGGGCGCAACCTGTCCGGCTGGGGCCAACAATGGCTCAAGACAACGGGTTTGAACACTCTGCGAGCTGATTTCGTCGTGGACGATTCGGGTGCGTTCACCCGGTTCGCCATCGCGCAGTCGGGGGCGGCACCCGGCGCCGGGGAGACCCGGGTGCACCGGCTGGCCGTCGGCATCTACGACGACGACCCGGCCGGCTCCGGCAAGCTCGTCCGGCTGCACCGCGAGGAGCTCGACGTCGAGGGGCCGGTCACGGAAGTTCCTGCCCTGGTGGGCATTTCGCGCGGGAAGCTGATCCTGGTCAACGATGACGACCTGACCTACTGCTCGCTGCGGCTGGACCCGGCCTCGCTGTCGACCGTGCTGTCGCGGATCGCCGACATCGCCGATCCGCTCCCCCGGACCCTGGCCTGGTCGGCGGCCTGGGAGATGACGCGCGAGGCCGAGATGAAGGCCCGCGACTTCGTCGCCCTGGTGATGAGCGGCATCCACGCCGAATCCGAGGTCGGCGTCGCGCAGCGGCTGCTGATGCAGGCCCAGACCGCGCTCGGTTCCTACGCCGATCCCGCCTGGGCGACCGAAACCGGCTGGCCGGCATTCGCCGATGCGCTGCTCGATCGCGCGCGCGAGTCCGTCCCCGGTTCTGATCACCAGCTCGCCTTCGTCAACGCGCTGTGCAGCTCGGTGCTGTCGGCGAACCACGTCGCCGTGCTGTCGACGCTGCTCGACAACGAACCGGCCGCGGTGAACATGCCCGGCCTGGTGATCGACACCGACCTGCGCTGGCGGATCGTCACCGCACTGGCCCGCAACGGGCAGGTCGACGCCGACGGACCCGAGACGCCGTTCATCGACGCCGAGGCCGAGGCCGACCCGACCGCGGCCGGCAAACGCCACGCCGCCGCAGCATCGGCGGCCCGCCCGCAGGACGAGGTGAAGTCCGCGGCGTGGGAACAGGTCATCGAGGACGACACGATCGCCAACATCACCACCCGCGCCATCGTCGGTGGTTTCGTGCAGCCCGGCCAGGCCGAGTTGTTGGCGCCGTTCACCACTCGCTACTTCGCCGCGATCTCCGGGGTGTGGGAGCGGCGGTCCAGCGAGGTCGCGCAGACCGTGGTGATCGGGCTGTACCCGTCGTGGGACATCAGCCGAAATGGGCTGGACGCGGCGGACGCCTTCCTGTCGGATCCCGAGGTGCCACCCGCGCTGCGCCGACTGGTGATCGAGGGGCGCGCCGGCGTGGAGCGCGCCCTGCGCGCCCGCGCCTTCGACGTCAGCTAG
- a CDS encoding DUF732 domain-containing protein: MAARALLTAVGVVSVALAVAAPAQADPAPADPTTDSSFLNALNSAGVGYGDPNTAVQMGQDVCPMLVEPGKDFASVASQMRGDGGMSPQMASFFTGIAIQMYCPQMMSSISDGSILNNLGALNGLAGIAGFPQ, from the coding sequence ATGGCCGCTCGCGCCCTCCTGACCGCCGTGGGTGTCGTCTCCGTCGCCCTCGCGGTGGCCGCCCCGGCACAAGCCGACCCGGCTCCGGCCGATCCGACGACCGACAGCTCTTTCCTGAACGCCCTGAACAGCGCAGGCGTCGGTTATGGCGACCCCAACACTGCCGTCCAGATGGGCCAGGACGTGTGTCCGATGTTGGTCGAGCCGGGCAAGGACTTCGCGTCGGTGGCCTCCCAGATGCGCGGCGACGGCGGCATGTCCCCGCAGATGGCGTCGTTCTTCACCGGCATCGCCATCCAGATGTACTGCCCGCAGATGATGTCCTCGATCAGCGACGGTTCGATCCTGAACAACCTGGGCGCACTGAACGGACTCGCCGGGATCGCCGGCTTCCCCCAGTAG
- a CDS encoding DUF5130 domain-containing protein, with translation MASGEVTTATRASSDLDLPYGYALTYSGRISGVTEPGELSVHYPFPTMDLVILDDALKYGSRAAKARFAIYIGDLGADTAAAAREILAKVPTPNNAVLLAVSPDQHAIEVVYGADVKGRGIEEAAPLGVSAAAASFKEGNLIDGLISAVRVLSAGVAPA, from the coding sequence GTGGCAAGTGGTGAAGTTACAACTGCGACGCGGGCCTCATCGGATCTCGACCTGCCCTACGGCTACGCCCTGACCTACAGCGGTCGGATCTCGGGAGTCACCGAGCCCGGTGAGCTGTCGGTGCACTACCCGTTCCCGACGATGGATCTCGTCATCCTCGACGACGCGCTGAAGTACGGTTCGCGGGCAGCCAAGGCCCGGTTCGCGATCTATATCGGTGACCTAGGCGCGGACACCGCCGCTGCGGCGCGCGAGATTCTCGCCAAGGTGCCGACCCCCAACAATGCGGTGCTGCTCGCGGTCTCACCCGACCAGCACGCGATCGAGGTGGTCTACGGCGCCGACGTCAAGGGCCGTGGCATCGAAGAGGCTGCCCCGCTGGGCGTCTCGGCGGCTGCCGCCTCCTTCAAGGAAGGCAACTTGATCGACGGTCTGATCAGCGCCGTGCGCGTGCTGTCGGCCGGCGTTGCCCCCGCCTAG
- a CDS encoding globin, whose translation MQRSFYDEVGGHETFAAIVSRFYQLVREDEILLPLYPEDDIDGAEERLRMFLEQYWGGPRTYSDQRGHPRLRMRHAPFRIGYLERDAWLRCMHTAVASIDSATLDEPHRRALLDYLDMAADSMVNSAF comes from the coding sequence GTGCAGCGATCTTTCTACGACGAAGTCGGGGGCCACGAGACGTTCGCAGCGATCGTGTCGCGGTTCTACCAACTGGTGCGCGAGGACGAGATCCTGCTGCCGCTGTACCCCGAGGACGACATCGACGGCGCCGAGGAACGGCTGCGGATGTTCCTTGAGCAGTACTGGGGTGGGCCCAGGACGTACTCCGACCAGCGCGGCCACCCCCGGCTGCGGATGCGGCACGCCCCCTTCCGAATCGGGTACCTCGAGCGTGACGCCTGGCTGCGCTGCATGCACACCGCGGTGGCCTCCATCGACTCGGCGACGCTGGACGAGCCACACCGGCGCGCACTGCTGGACTACCTCGACATGGCCGCAGACTCGATGGTGAACTCGGCGTTCTGA
- a CDS encoding HNH endonuclease, whose product MAVSRTRAARAARKRKRRMDLMVHDLTDEQWEAIKAAWGGCAYCGSSGGPFQKDCVMAISRGGRYTVDNVVPACASCNASKCNFEVSTWMRRKRLDERTFLTRYVEIRSSLA is encoded by the coding sequence ATGGCGGTCAGTCGAACCCGCGCGGCACGGGCTGCCCGCAAGCGCAAGCGCCGAATGGACCTCATGGTCCACGACCTCACCGATGAGCAGTGGGAAGCGATCAAAGCGGCATGGGGTGGGTGTGCCTACTGCGGAAGCAGCGGCGGCCCGTTTCAGAAGGACTGCGTGATGGCGATCTCGCGCGGCGGGCGCTACACCGTGGACAACGTGGTGCCGGCGTGCGCATCGTGCAATGCCAGCAAGTGCAACTTCGAGGTCAGCACCTGGATGCGGCGCAAACGGCTCGACGAGCGGACGTTCTTGACGCGTTATGTGGAGATCCGCTCCAGCCTGGCGTGA
- a CDS encoding HNH endonuclease: MAHSKKGHIRRTGHIPGPSGPHVPNRPLHSVEIVPTSAPDASLWGRRRVLLLNSTYEPLTALPLRRAVIMVMCGKADVVHDDPTGPVIHSATRTIVVPSVIRLRAFVRVPYRARVPMTRAALMHRDRFRCAYCGGRADTVDHVIPRSRGGEHSWENCVAACGPCNHRKADRLLAELGWSLRCLPMPPKGQHWRLLSTIKELDPAWVRYLGEGAA, from the coding sequence ATGGCGCACAGCAAAAAAGGCCATATACGACGGACCGGCCACATTCCCGGCCCATCGGGACCCCATGTGCCCAATCGCCCTCTACACAGCGTCGAGATAGTTCCCACCAGCGCTCCCGACGCGTCCCTGTGGGGGCGCCGCCGCGTCCTACTGCTGAACTCCACGTATGAACCGCTGACCGCACTTCCGCTGCGGCGCGCGGTGATCATGGTGATGTGTGGCAAAGCCGACGTCGTGCATGACGACCCGACGGGGCCCGTCATCCACTCGGCCACCCGCACCATCGTGGTGCCCTCGGTGATCCGGCTGCGCGCCTTCGTGCGGGTGCCGTACCGGGCCCGCGTCCCTATGACCCGCGCGGCCCTCATGCACCGCGACCGGTTCCGCTGCGCGTACTGCGGCGGGCGCGCCGACACGGTCGACCACGTGATCCCGCGCAGCCGCGGCGGTGAGCATTCCTGGGAGAACTGTGTGGCGGCGTGCGGGCCGTGCAACCACCGGAAGGCCGACCGGTTGCTGGCCGAACTGGGCTGGTCACTGCGGTGCCTGCCGATGCCGCCCAAGGGGCAGCATTGGCGGCTGCTGTCGACCATCAAGGAGCTCGACCCGGCCTGGGTGCGCTATCTCGGCGAAGGCGCGGCATGA
- a CDS encoding thioesterase family protein, translating to MYQHINHATMVTLLEEARIPFLREPFGATIETIGLLIAEVNIAYKGQLRLVDSPLQVTMWSKRVRAVDFTIGYEVRSLHAAADSKPAVIGETQLAAVHIGEQRLERLTAEQRGYLESHLR from the coding sequence ATGTACCAGCACATCAACCACGCCACGATGGTGACCCTTCTCGAAGAGGCCCGGATACCGTTTCTGCGTGAGCCGTTCGGCGCCACGATCGAAACCATCGGCCTGCTGATCGCCGAGGTCAATATCGCCTACAAGGGGCAGTTGCGGCTCGTGGACTCACCGCTGCAGGTGACCATGTGGTCCAAGCGGGTGCGGGCCGTCGACTTCACCATCGGCTACGAGGTGCGCTCGCTGCACGCCGCTGCTGACTCCAAGCCGGCGGTGATCGGCGAGACCCAACTGGCCGCGGTGCACATCGGTGAGCAACGTCTCGAACGTCTGACGGCCGAGCAGCGCGGCTATCTGGAGAGCCACCTGCGATGA
- a CDS encoding glycoside hydrolase family 13 protein yields MRRWWADAVFYQVYPRSFADSNGDGVGDLDGVSAGLDYLAALGVNALWLNPVMVSPMADHGYDVADPRDVDPLFGGLDALDRLLDAAHARGIRVTMDLVPNHTSSAHPWFVEALADPRRRDRYIFRDGRGPHGDIPPNNWVSVFGGPAWTRITEPDGTPGQWYLHLFDPAQPDLNWNHPEVFEDLEKTLRFWLDRGVDGFRIDVAHGMAKPPELPDMTVTDTALLRNSDDDPRFDNDSVHDIHRFIRTVFDDYPDAVAVGEVWVHGNERFAKYLRPDELHLGFNFRLVQADFDAGEVHDAIDNAMAAAELAGATPTWTLSNHDVEREVTRYGGGARGLARARAMALVMLALPGAVFVYNGEELGLPNVDLPDEVLQDPVWERSGHTERGRDGCRVPMPWAGDAPPFGFSSSADTWLPMPAEWASLTVQRQLGDQASTLEFYRRAIQLRSSRAEFAGGGIELNSTGDVLTLRGEGGLVCVLNTGAEPVPLPPGEVLLSSGESVDALLPTDTAAWLVQPSGEQT; encoded by the coding sequence ATGCGCCGGTGGTGGGCGGACGCGGTTTTCTACCAGGTCTATCCCCGCTCGTTCGCCGACAGCAACGGCGACGGAGTGGGCGACCTCGACGGGGTGAGCGCCGGACTCGACTATCTGGCGGCCCTCGGTGTCAACGCCCTGTGGCTCAATCCGGTCATGGTGTCGCCGATGGCCGACCACGGCTATGACGTCGCCGACCCGCGTGATGTCGACCCACTGTTCGGCGGTCTCGATGCGTTGGACCGCCTGCTCGATGCCGCCCACGCCCGCGGCATCCGGGTCACCATGGACCTGGTGCCCAACCACACCAGCTCGGCGCACCCGTGGTTTGTCGAGGCGCTGGCGGATCCGCGCCGACGTGACCGCTATATCTTCCGCGACGGCCGGGGCCCGCACGGCGACATACCGCCGAACAATTGGGTGTCGGTGTTCGGCGGGCCGGCCTGGACCCGCATCACCGAACCCGACGGCACACCGGGCCAGTGGTATCTGCACCTGTTCGACCCCGCCCAGCCCGACCTGAACTGGAACCATCCCGAGGTGTTCGAGGATCTGGAGAAGACGCTGCGGTTCTGGCTCGATCGCGGGGTCGACGGCTTCCGCATCGACGTCGCGCACGGCATGGCCAAGCCACCCGAGTTGCCCGACATGACGGTCACCGACACCGCGCTGCTGCGCAACAGCGACGACGACCCGAGGTTCGACAACGACAGCGTCCACGACATCCACCGCTTCATCCGGACCGTGTTCGACGACTATCCCGACGCGGTGGCAGTCGGCGAGGTGTGGGTGCACGGCAATGAACGCTTCGCCAAATACCTGCGGCCCGACGAGCTGCACCTCGGCTTCAATTTCCGTCTGGTGCAAGCAGATTTCGACGCCGGCGAGGTCCACGACGCGATCGACAACGCGATGGCCGCTGCCGAGTTGGCCGGGGCGACGCCGACCTGGACGCTGTCCAACCACGACGTGGAACGTGAGGTCACCCGTTATGGCGGCGGCGCCCGCGGGCTGGCCCGGGCCCGGGCGATGGCCCTGGTGATGCTGGCGCTACCGGGCGCGGTATTCGTCTATAACGGTGAGGAACTCGGGCTGCCCAATGTCGACCTGCCCGACGAGGTGCTCCAGGATCCGGTGTGGGAGCGCTCAGGTCACACCGAACGCGGACGTGACGGTTGCCGGGTGCCGATGCCGTGGGCCGGCGATGCCCCGCCGTTCGGGTTCTCCTCCAGTGCCGACACCTGGCTGCCGATGCCGGCCGAGTGGGCCTCACTGACGGTGCAGCGCCAGCTCGGCGACCAGGCATCGACTCTGGAGTTCTATCGGCGGGCCATCCAATTACGCTCCAGCCGTGCGGAATTCGCCGGTGGCGGGATCGAGCTGAACTCCACCGGCGATGTTCTGACGTTGCGGGGAGAAGGTGGTCTGGTATGTGTGCTCAACACGGGTGCCGAGCCGGTGCCGCTGCCACCCGGTGAAGTCCTGTTGAGCAGCGGCGAATCGGTCGACGCCCTGCTACCCACCGACACCGCCGCCTGGCTGGTCCAGCCATCCGGCGAGCAGACGTAA